The genomic interval TCGGCCTGGTCAGCCTCTACAGTCCGAGCGCGAGCCAGGGCGACTACGTCGTGAACGTCGGCGTCGCCGGGAACGCGAGCGACGACCTCGCGCCCGTCGTCGCGAGCGACCGCCGGAACCCCGTGATGTACGGCACCGAGGACGCCGGCCTGTCCGCGTTCGCCGCGGGCGACGTGGACGCCCTCCTGCTCGCGAACCAGTACCCGGACGGCCACGTCAGGGTGTCCGCGTACGCCCCCGAGGGGAGCTTCCGAACGACGCTCGTCGTCGTCCAACTGAAGGACGTGCTCTCCGAGTACGAACGAAATCTCAGGGACGACCTCAGCAGTCAACTCACGCGGGAACCGCTCTCGCTCCCGCCGGAGTCCGCGGGCTCGACCTACTACGGGTTCACGTACACCATCCTCCTCCCGCTGTTGATGTTCCTGCCCGCGTTCATCAGCGGGAGCGTCGTCGCGGACACCCTCAGCGAGGAACTCGAACGTGGCACCTTCGAACTCCTCCGCGTCACGCCGCTCTCGATACCCCAGATAGTGGACGGGAAGAGCCTCGCGATGATCGCGCTCGCGCCGGCGCAGGCCGCGCTCTGGCTCGGCTTCCTCGGCCTGAACGGCATCCGGGTCGACCACCCGCTCCCGATTCTCGTCCTCGCCACCGCGCTCGCGGCCGTGCTGGTCGGTGGCGGCGCGGCGCTCGCGCTCCGCCTCGGCGAGCGCCGGGAGACCCAGCTGGTGTACTCGTTCGGCGCTATCGGCGTGTTCGCGCTCGCGTCCCTCCTCCCGGAGAGCCCGCAGAACGTCGTCGCGAAACTCGCGGTCGGGAGCACGACCGACCTCACCTACCCAACTATCGCGGGGTTCGTCGTCGCCGCCGTCGCGTGCTTCGCGCTCGCCCGGTACGTCGCGGGCGGGATGGACTGACCTACTGGCCGGGGCCGGCGGTGAGGTAGACCGCGACCGCCGCGAACCCGATGCCGGCGGCTTTGCGGAGCGTGAGGTCGTCGCCCAGCCAGACCGCGGAGACCAACGAACTCGTGACGATGAACATCCCGAAGACGGGCACGACGATGCTGACCGGGCCGGTGGCGAGCGCCTGATAGTACGCGAGGATGCCGACGGTGAGGCAGACGCCGGCGGCGTACACGTAGATCGCGCGGGGGTGCGTGAGGTAGGGCGTGACGGGGATATCGACGTAGAGGACGACGGCGAGCGACCCGACGACCAGCACGGCGTTCGCGACGAGCGCGGCGACCGTCGAGGGGATGTCGACCGTCGCGACCTTCATCAGGGGCGCGACCATCGTGTACCCGAGCAGGGCGACGACCGCCCACTTCAGATAGGCTTCCATAGCGGGTGGACTCGGAGCGCGCGAAAGGACGTGTCGGTTCGGAACCGTCGAGTGCCCGCGCGCCCAAGCCGGGAGCGTGCAACCCGGAACGTACACCCTCCTCCTGGAACTCGCGTCGCCCGAGACGGTTCGGTTCGGCGCGGCCGGCGAACGCGACCTCGACCGCGGGTTCTACGCCTACACGGGGAGCGCGTTCGGGTCGGGCGGCCTCAAGCGCGTCCAGCGCCACGCCGAACTCGCGGCGGGCGAGCGCGACACCCGCCACTGGCACGTCGATTACCTGCTCGGCCACCCGGACAGCCGACTCGTCGAGACGTACACCGTCGAGAACGAAGACCGCGAGTGCGAAATCGCGAGACGTCTCACGGACGCGCTCGCGCCCGTGCCGGGACTCGGCGCGTCCGACTGCGACTGCGAGACGCATCTCGCGTACGCCGCCGAACGGGAGCGCGCCGAGCGCGTCCTCGCGACCCTGTACTAGTCGAGCGGCACCCACTCCGTCGGGGAGTCGGTGACGCCGCGCACGCGCGCCTCGCGGGTGCCGTCGTCGGTGACGCGCACCTGAATCATCCCGTCGAACAACTGACTAATGGTGTTCACGACCTGCTCGTCGTGGCTGTCCGGGTCGATGGCGAACAGCCCGAGCCAGTCCCGGCTCTGAATCTGACTCGTGAACACGTGGAGGAAGCGAAAGAGCCGCTGGAGGTCGACGTACATCAGGAGCGGGCTGAGGGAGTCGAAGCCGATGCGGAGGCGTTCGACGCCGTTGTTCTCGGCCTCCCGGGCGAGTTCGGAGAACTCGATACCGATACCGGTGAGTTCGCCCGGCGAGGAGACGTTCCGCACGAAACTCATCTCGCCCTCCGCTCCGCCGCTCCGCGAACTCACGCTGTCGATGATGCGGAAGAAGCTCGTACGGTCGCCGAGGAGGTCGTTGTACTCCTCCGCGATGTCGTCCGCGGGGTTCCGGGACGTGACGACGATAGCGCCCTCGTCGTCGTCCGCGCCGCGGGCGAGCAGACGGAGCAGTAGCTGGCGCTTCCCGGACATGGCCGGCCCGCTGACGAGCAGGTTCGTCCCGGGTTCGACCTCCGAGAGGAGCTCCGGCGGAAACACCCCGTCTAGTTTGTATGGCATTTCTACAGGATGGTGGGATGTGGCGGCGACGCCTCGCCTTGGTTACGCCGACATAGGCCGACGAGGCATAAGTATGTGCGGGATATCGACGTGAGACACTGCCGCGTCTCCCGTCGAATCGGGCGGTTCGTGCCGGAATTCGGAAGGTTCAGCCCGTCCGCCCGACCCGAGACGTGGCGGCCCGACGCGCGTCGTGGTGTCGTCGGCACTCGCTATCGCCTACCGCGGGCCGCACTCGGTCTCGGACTCACGCGCATCTATCCCGACGACGCACTCCGAGGACTAAAACGCGTCGGCACCGGCGGTCACGGGGTTCCCGGCCGCACGTCCGCGAGGTCGGTGAACCGCGCGATGTCGTCGTCCGTCCCCGCGACGACGAGCGCGTCCCCCCGCTCGATGCGGAAGTCGGGCGACGGGTCGGACGCCACGGTGCCGTCGCGCTGGACGGCGACGACCGTACAGCCGGTGCGTTCGCGGATGGCGGCCTCGCGGAGCGTCTGCCCGACGAACGCCGGCGCTCGCGTCCGCACGAGGTCAACCTGGTTGTCGAGGCTCATCACGTCCTCCCCGAGCAGAGTGGACGCCAGCATCCGGCCGCTGACCGTGGCGAGCGCGAGCACGTACCCCGCGCCCGCCGCGTACAGCCGGGGTTCGGCGCGCGTGTCGTTCGCCCGGCACAGTATCTCCACATCCGGGTAGTTCTCGCGCGCGACCAGCGTCGTGAACACGCTCGCGGCGTCGTCCCCGAGCGCGAGCAGGAGCGCGCTCGCGTCCGCCAGCCCCGCCTCGGCGAGCGTCTCCTCCTCGGACACGTCCCCGACCACGTCGACGCCGGGGCGGTCTTCGCGGTCGACGACCGTGTGCGGCACGTCGTTCTCGTCGAGGATTTCGCTGACCCGCGTCCCCATGTCGCCGTAGCCCGCGACGACGACGCGCCCGCGGTCGTGCCGCCGCGCCTCCGCGAGCGTGAGCGCCTTCAACTCTGTGAGGGAGTCGTCGTCCCCGGCGACGAGGAGGATGGTGCTCCGGTCGAGTTCCCGCGTCGGGTCGGGCGCGGCGACGAACTCGCCCGCCGCCCACAGCCCGACGACGTTCGCGCCCGTGCGCTCGCGAACCCGGGCGTCGGCGAGCGTGTTGCCGTCGAGCGCGCTCCCCTGCTGTATCGGCATCTCCGCAACCTCGAAGTCGTCGCCCAGGTCGATGGTCTCCCCGAGGTCGGTGGTGACGGCGTTCGTCACCTTGTTCGCGAGGCTCCGCCCGAGAATCTCGTGCGGGGAGAGCACGCGGTCTGCGCCCGCGTACCGGACGTAGTTCGCGCGGCTCGGGTCAGCGACGAACCCGACGACGCGCACGTCCTCGTCCACCTCGCGCACGCTCAACGCGAGGGTCGCGTTCGTCTCGTCTGACGCGTCCAGCACGACCGCGCGGGCGTCCCGCACCGACACCGCCTCCAGCACGTCCGTGTCCTCGGCGTCCCCGTGCACGACCGTCACACCGTCCTCGTGGAGCGCCTGCGCCTCCTCGCGGTCGGGTTCCACGACGACGTACTCGACGGTTTGCGCATCGAGTTCGTCGATGAGCGCCTCGACGCGGTCGGTGTACCCGCAGACGACCACGTGGTCGGTGAGCGAGACGCGCTCGGGCGGATCGACTTCGAGCCGGCGCTCCACCCACGGCACGACGAACAGGGGGAGCGTCAGGAACAGCATCAGGACGCCCGTGAGCTGCATCGCGTCCATCAACAGGAGGATGCCCGCGGTGTCCCAGCGGCTCGCGTCCTCGCCGTACCCCGTGGTCGTGAACGTCTCGACGACGATGTGGAAGGCGTGGACGAGCGTGACGCGCTCGCCCTCGAACACCGCCATCCCGACCTGGTACGCGAGCGTGTACCCCGCCATGATGACCGCGAGGAGCGCGAGGTAGCCGACGGCGCGGCGCTGCTGTCTCTCCATTCACTCGTCCTTCCCGCGGCCGAAGCATAAAACGAATGCCGCTGGCCGCGGAGGACTCACACATGTCACTCGCCGCCGCGGTCGCGTCCTTCGTCGCCGACCTCGCGCTCGGCGCGTGGTTCGGCGCGATGGCCTTCTTCTCGTTCGTCGCCGCACCGACCACGTTCAGCGTCCTCGGCACCGACGACGCCGGCCCCGTCGTCAACGCAATCTTCCCGACGTACTACCAGATAGGGGTCGGCCTCGGGTTCGTCGCGCTCGGCGGCGTCGCCGTCACCGACGCGCTCGCCGGCCTCGACTACGCCTGGGTGGCGTACGGCGCGACCGCCGTCGCCATCGCGTCGGCGGCGTACGCCCGCTACCGTCTCATCCCGAAGATGGAGGCCGCGGGCGACAACGCATTCTCCGAATACCACAAACAGAGCGTCGCGCTGAACGCGCTCGCCATGCTCGCCGTGCTCGTCGCGCTCGCCGCCACCCACGCGTAACCGGCCGCCCGCCCGGTATGGTCGAGTCAGCGCTTCAGTCCGTGCTCTCCGACCACCGCGTCCTGCTCGCGTGGGCGGCCGTCGTCGCCGTCTCCAGCACGCTCCTCACGGCCGCCGGGACGTTCACGTGCGCGTACGTCTTCGGGGTCGGCTCACCGTCGGCCCGCTGATGCAGGGCGGCGTCCCGTTCGGCGAGGCCGTCCGGGACGCGTTCTACTCGGAGACGCCGTCGATTACCGTGATGGAGGTCGTCGCCATCGGGACGGACGTCTGGCTCGCGGGCGAGGCGCACATCTCGGAACCGCTGTTCTGGGCGGCGCTCGCGTTCTCGCTCTCGGTAGGATTGATCGCCGCCTACCCCGTGAACGTCGCGCTCATCGCCGCCGGCGTGAAAGAAGGAATGGGGAACCCCGCCGAGAGGGGTTAGGCGGAGGCGTCGTAGCCCGCGTCCTCGACCGCGGCGACGAGCGCGTCCGTGTCCGCGTCGCCCTCGACGGTCGCGGTGCCGAGTTCGCGGTCGGCGCTCGCGTCGGTGACGCCCTCGACGCCCGAGAGCGCGTCCTCGACCTTCTGCTCGCAGTGCCCGCACGTCATGCCGCTGACGGTGAGTGTCGTCATACCCGTACACAGGGCACCGCGACTTTTCCACGTTTTCCCTCCGACACCCAACCCGAACCCCGTCGAAACCTCAGAAACGAAGGCCGAACGAGACAGTCGGAATAACGCCTATCAGTCCGTTTCGAGGTTTTCCGGCGGTCGCCGCGCGTTTTTTGGGCGTTCTCTCCCGCATAGTTCTGGTTTTTAGCCTTGGTTTCCACGGTCGCGCGGCGGCTCGACCCCGGGAGAACAGTAACAATCCACTAAAGCGATGCGTCCGTACTCACTTGTATGACCAGGACTGCGCACGTGGACATCACGGGAATGAGCTGTGCGAACTGCTCGCAGACCGTGTCGTCCGCGCTCGAATCGCTTGACGGCGTCGCGGCGGCGAGCGCGAACTTCGCCACCGACGAGGCGACCGTCGAGTACGACCCCGACGCGGTGTCGCTCTCGGCTATCTACGACGCCATCCGGGACGCCGGCTACACGCCGGTGAGCGACACCCGCACCATCGGCATCTCGGGGATGAGTTGCGCGAACTGCGCGCAGACGAACCGGGAGGCCCTCGAATCCGTGCCCGGGGTCGTCACAGCGGACGTGAACTACGCGACCGACGAGGCGCAGGTCGAGTACAACCCGAACGACACGTCGCTCGACGCGCTCTACGACGCCATCGCGGACGCGGGCTACGAGCCGATTCGCGAGGACGACGGCGACGAGTCGGACGCGCGGGAGGTCGCGCGCACCGAGGAAATCGAGCGCCAGCGCAACCTCGTGCTGTTCGGCGCGGTGCTCTCCGCGCCCCTGCTCGGCATGCTCGTGGAGCACTTCTTCTTCCCCGAACTCCTCCCCGACGCCGTGTTCGGAGTCGGCCTCGGCTGGGTGATGTTCGCGCTCGCGACGCCCGTCCAGGTCGTGCTCGGCAAGGAGTTCTACGAGAACTCGTACACCGCCGTCGTGCGGAACCGCACGGCGAACATGGACGTGCTCATCGCGCTCGGTTCCTCGACGGCGTACGGCTACTCCGTCGTCGCGTTGCTCGGCTTACTGCCGAACGCCGGCCTCTACTTCGACACCGCGGCGCTGATTCT from Salarchaeum japonicum carries:
- a CDS encoding ABC transporter permease, whose translation is MRDRLVVGRRELASLRSEKTIVLALIIQLFIAAFSSFLVVGLVSLYSPSASQGDYVVNVGVAGNASDDLAPVVASDRRNPVMYGTEDAGLSAFAAGDVDALLLANQYPDGHVRVSAYAPEGSFRTTLVVVQLKDVLSEYERNLRDDLSSQLTREPLSLPPESAGSTYYGFTYTILLPLLMFLPAFISGSVVADTLSEELERGTFELLRVTPLSIPQIVDGKSLAMIALAPAQAALWLGFLGLNGIRVDHPLPILVLATALAAVLVGGGAALALRLGERRETQLVYSFGAIGVFALASLLPESPQNVVAKLAVGSTTDLTYPTIAGFVVAAVACFALARYVAGGMD
- a CDS encoding EamA family transporter, translating into MEAYLKWAVVALLGYTMVAPLMKVATVDIPSTVAALVANAVLVVGSLAVVLYVDIPVTPYLTHPRAIYVYAAGVCLTVGILAYYQALATGPVSIVVPVFGMFIVTSSLVSAVWLGDDLTLRKAAGIGFAAVAVYLTAGPGQ
- a CDS encoding GIY-YIG nuclease family protein; this translates as MQPGTYTLLLELASPETVRFGAAGERDLDRGFYAYTGSAFGSGGLKRVQRHAELAAGERDTRHWHVDYLLGHPDSRLVETYTVENEDRECEIARRLTDALAPVPGLGASDCDCETHLAYAAERERAERVLATLY
- a CDS encoding RAD55 family ATPase; its protein translation is MPYKLDGVFPPELLSEVEPGTNLLVSGPAMSGKRQLLLRLLARGADDDEGAIVVTSRNPADDIAEEYNDLLGDRTSFFRIIDSVSSRSGGAEGEMSFVRNVSSPGELTGIGIEFSELAREAENNGVERLRIGFDSLSPLLMYVDLQRLFRFLHVFTSQIQSRDWLGLFAIDPDSHDEQVVNTISQLFDGMIQVRVTDDGTREARVRGVTDSPTEWVPLD
- a CDS encoding potassium channel family protein, with protein sequence MERQQRRAVGYLALLAVIMAGYTLAYQVGMAVFEGERVTLVHAFHIVVETFTTTGYGEDASRWDTAGILLLMDAMQLTGVLMLFLTLPLFVVPWVERRLEVDPPERVSLTDHVVVCGYTDRVEALIDELDAQTVEYVVVEPDREEAQALHEDGVTVVHGDAEDTDVLEAVSVRDARAVVLDASDETNATLALSVREVDEDVRVVGFVADPSRANYVRYAGADRVLSPHEILGRSLANKVTNAVTTDLGETIDLGDDFEVAEMPIQQGSALDGNTLADARVRERTGANVVGLWAAGEFVAAPDPTRELDRSTILLVAGDDDSLTELKALTLAEARRHDRGRVVVAGYGDMGTRVSEILDENDVPHTVVDREDRPGVDVVGDVSEEETLAEAGLADASALLLALGDDAASVFTTLVARENYPDVEILCRANDTRAEPRLYAAGAGYVLALATVSGRMLASTLLGEDVMSLDNQVDLVRTRAPAFVGQTLREAAIRERTGCTVVAVQRDGTVASDPSPDFRIERGDALVVAGTDDDIARFTDLADVRPGTP
- a CDS encoding DUF4149 domain-containing protein codes for the protein MSLAAAVASFVADLALGAWFGAMAFFSFVAAPTTFSVLGTDDAGPVVNAIFPTYYQIGVGLGFVALGGVAVTDALAGLDYAWVAYGATAVAIASAAYARYRLIPKMEAAGDNAFSEYHKQSVALNALAMLAVLVALAATHA
- a CDS encoding heavy-metal-associated domain-containing protein, which produces MTTLTVSGMTCGHCEQKVEDALSGVEGVTDASADRELGTATVEGDADTDALVAAVEDAGYDASA